One window of Fusobacterium polymorphum genomic DNA carries:
- a CDS encoding aldehyde dehydrogenase family protein: protein MEFEVNNIEEIVELIMKKMTEGGVSTSNNSTNGVFKNVDEAIAEAKKAQTVLFSSKLELRERIIASIRDTLKSHITELSELAVKETGMGRVADKELKNRIAIEKTPGLEDLKAFAFSGDDGLTVMELSPYGVIGAITPSTNPSETVICNSIGMIAAGNAVIFAPHPGAKRTSIRAVELINEAIKKAGGPDNLVVTIAEPSIENTEKIIANPNIKMVVATGGPGVVKTVMSSGKKAIGAGAGNPPVLVDETADIEKAAKDIIAGCSFDNNLPCTAEKEVIAVDSIVNYLIFEMQKNGAYLLKDKELIEKLLSIVLKNNSPDRKYVGKDAKYLLKQIGIEVGDEIKVIIVETDKNHPFAVEELLMPILPIVKVKDALEGIKVAKELEKGLRHTAVIHSKNIDILSKYAREMETTILVKNGPSYAGIGIGGEGHVTFTIAGPTGEGLTSARSFARNRRCVLVGGFSIK from the coding sequence ATGGAATTTGAAGTAAATAACATAGAAGAAATAGTAGAATTAATAATGAAAAAAATGACTGAAGGTGGTGTCTCTACTTCAAATAATTCTACAAATGGAGTATTTAAAAATGTAGATGAAGCTATTGCTGAGGCAAAGAAAGCTCAAACGGTTTTATTCTCTTCAAAACTTGAATTGAGAGAAAGAATTATTGCCTCAATAAGAGATACATTAAAAAGTCATATTACTGAATTATCTGAACTTGCTGTAAAAGAAACTGGTATGGGTAGAGTTGCCGATAAGGAATTAAAAAATAGAATTGCTATTGAAAAAACACCTGGTTTAGAAGATTTAAAAGCTTTTGCTTTCAGTGGAGACGATGGACTTACTGTTATGGAACTATCTCCTTATGGAGTGATTGGAGCTATAACTCCTTCAACAAACCCAAGTGAAACAGTAATCTGTAATTCTATTGGAATGATAGCTGCTGGAAATGCTGTTATATTTGCCCCTCACCCTGGAGCTAAAAGAACTTCAATTAGGGCAGTTGAACTTATAAATGAAGCTATAAAAAAAGCTGGAGGACCTGATAATTTAGTAGTTACTATTGCAGAACCTAGTATAGAAAATACTGAGAAAATAATAGCAAACCCTAATATTAAAATGGTTGTTGCAACAGGAGGACCAGGGGTTGTAAAAACTGTTATGTCTAGTGGTAAAAAAGCAATAGGAGCTGGAGCAGGAAATCCACCAGTTTTAGTTGATGAAACTGCTGATATAGAAAAAGCTGCAAAAGATATAATTGCAGGTTGTAGTTTTGACAATAATCTTCCTTGTACAGCTGAAAAAGAAGTTATTGCTGTTGACTCAATAGTAAATTATTTAATTTTTGAAATGCAAAAAAATGGTGCATATCTTTTAAAAGATAAAGAACTTATAGAAAAATTATTATCTATAGTTTTAAAAAATAATTCACCAGATAGAAAATATGTTGGAAAAGATGCTAAATATCTTCTAAAACAAATAGGAATAGAAGTGGGAGATGAAATTAAAGTTATAATTGTTGAAACAGATAAAAATCACCCATTTGCTGTTGAAGAATTATTGATGCCTATTCTTCCAATAGTAAAAGTTAAAGATGCCTTAGAAGGAATTAAAGTTGCTAAAGAATTAGAAAAGGGCTTAAGACATACAGCTGTAATTCATTCTAAAAATATTGACATATTATCAAAATATGCAAGAGAAATGGAAACAACAATACTTGTTAAAAATGGACCTTCTTATGCAGGAATAGGAATAGGCGGAGAAGGACATGTAACATTTACAATAGCAGGACCAACAGGAGAAGGACTTACATCTGCTAGAAGCTTTGCAAGAAATAGAAGATGTGTTCTTGTTGGAGGATTCTCAATAAAATAA
- a CDS encoding GlcG/HbpS family heme-binding protein: MDINLIKSFIEKSDFDENIILNTDINTSLEKSIFNHIDEAINLIKKLDKFIDNQDFSNILKELSKKFLLIKDKKNVSFETKNIENCILKYSNILSLNDEYKTPEENEEVLIAYLLYIIIKKIQRRFLLLSKSRRIKLELINYINKSRDFLHIVYKFIQEKVMVKYVMELVSEKLSSIDMDNNLSLEKARKIIRVGERKAKEMNIAAVFAVVNPEGNLIIEERMDNAILVSVEVAYKKAYTAAALKLNTQDLTALVQPGAMFYGLQSDPKYIVFGGGMLLKVDGKIVGAVGVSGGSAQEDMEIARACVKAFETI; this comes from the coding sequence ATGGATATAAACTTAATAAAGAGTTTCATTGAAAAATCTGATTTTGATGAAAATATTATTTTAAACACTGATATTAATACAAGTTTAGAAAAAAGTATTTTTAATCATATAGATGAAGCTATTAACCTTATAAAAAAGCTTGATAAGTTTATAGATAATCAAGATTTTTCAAATATATTAAAAGAACTTTCTAAAAAATTTTTACTTATAAAAGATAAAAAAAATGTGTCTTTTGAAACTAAAAATATAGAAAACTGTATCCTAAAATATTCTAATATTCTTTCTTTAAATGATGAATATAAAACTCCTGAAGAAAATGAGGAAGTTTTAATAGCTTATCTTCTATATATAATTATTAAAAAGATTCAAAGAAGATTTCTTTTACTTTCTAAAAGTAGAAGAATTAAATTAGAACTAATAAACTATATAAATAAAAGTCGTGATTTTTTACATATTGTATACAAATTTATACAAGAAAAAGTTATGGTTAAGTATGTTATGGAACTTGTTTCTGAAAAATTATCTTCTATTGATATGGATAATAATTTATCTTTGGAAAAGGCTAGAAAAATTATTAGAGTAGGAGAAAGAAAGGCAAAAGAAATGAATATTGCAGCTGTCTTTGCTGTTGTAAATCCTGAAGGAAATCTAATAATAGAAGAAAGAATGGATAATGCAATATTAGTAAGTGTTGAAGTTGCATATAAAAAAGCTTATACTGCTGCTGCACTAAAATTAAATACTCAAGACTTAACAGCACTAGTTCAACCAGGAGCTATGTTCTATGGCTTACAATCAGATCCAAAATACATTGTTTTTGGTGGAGGTATGCTTTTAAAAGTTGATGGAAAGATAGTTGGAGCAGTAGGAGTAAGTGGAGGAAGTGCTCAAGAAGATATGGAAATAGCAAGGGCTTGTGTAAAAGCTTTTGAAACTATTTAA